The following proteins come from a genomic window of Macrobrachium nipponense isolate FS-2020 chromosome 18, ASM1510439v2, whole genome shotgun sequence:
- the LOC135196687 gene encoding probable serine/threonine-protein kinase kinX produces the protein MEDHFEDTGANSIEASPATDTISSSFAPDAPESLAPFAILIIALMCMKVEEVVTSLELRIHRMNALKAQRWLEPTTEIVEPGRGDGTVPRGNLVNNLALFFGAAVILLLLGWTTFSYLKRRSTSWKNTNIMDDTELLDEKEEGFDEALDDFHVRKIVDLEEEDDDDEEEDDDDDEEEEEEEEIVEENDDSTEEETVKQDEDPKEEETAEETVEQDDDSTEEETVKQDEDSKEEETVEETVEQDDDSTEEETVKQDEDSKEEETAEETVEQDDDSTEEETVKQDEDPKEEETAEETVEQDDDSTEEETVKQDEDSKEEETRRRQSNRMKTPSGGGDSRRTVEQDDDSTEEETVKQDEDSKEEETVEETVEQEEDSEEKETVDNDDYFTDEERVEQNEDSTEEETIEEYEEDSEEEKEGEKEKPEDEDDHDEFLEILGQFMNDSTASSEFPRPSLVCGRRRNDVLEAVLAMRWEMDRLARENEKLQKERLDHLNLTEELQNKKDIEMNNIRTEFESLAGENSKLNDALLECKRRERELECQVRKLTEEVENLEETRTGKKEQVPSEVQGVTEVAELQNIIDKQADLISRLKKKLLEMEEERRQQESDFQEWERTVYTVRNENSELKVALKEINHKNELFRIFEERNKVLEEETKRLRREMADKESKEKKEKSLISKEMETLRRQMTQAFLVRDEMRNEKESMARHILTLERENEDCKRDVAYFQEWFAKDYANHSEEVEDCLSKLFEASDRHQLHLKEKLQRLRNARDSNDN, from the exons ATGGAAGATCATTTTGAAGACACTGGAGCCAATTCCATAGAGGCCTCACCAGCAACGGATACCATATCTTCGTCCTTCGCTCCAGATGCTCCGGAGAGCCTGGCTCCGTTTG CTATTCTTATTATCGCTCTAATGTGCATGAAAGTAGAGGAAGTAGTGACCAGCTTAGAGCTCCGCATTCATCGTATGAATGCATTGAAGGCTCAGCGCTGGTTGGAACCCACCACTGAAATTGTTGAACCTGGCCGCGGGGACGGAACCGTCCCCCGCGGAAATCTTGTTAATAATTTGGCGCTGTTCTTCGGAGCAGCGGTTATTCTTTTATTACTTGGATGGACGACCTTCTCTTACTTGAAGAGGAGATCGACTTCTTGGAAAAACACTAACATCATGGACGACACCGAACTTTTGGACGAGAAAGAGGAAGGATTTGATGAGGCCTTGGATGACTTCCATGTTAGGAAGATTGTAGATCTTGAG gaggaggacgacgacgacgaggaggaggacgacgacgacgacgaagaggaggaggaggaggaggagatagtaGAAGAGAATGATGACTCAACAGAGGAGGAGACAGTCAAACAGGATGAAGACCCCAAGGAGGAGGAGACAGCAGAGGAGACGGTCGAACAGGATGATGACTCGACAGAGGAGGAGACAGTCAAACAGGATGAAGACTCCAAGGAGGAGGAGACAGTAGAGGAGACAGTCGAACAGGATGATGACTCGACAGAGGAGGAGACAGTCAAACAGGATGAAGACTCCAAGGAGGAGGAGACAGCAGAGGAGACAGTCGAACAGGATGATGACTCAACAGAGGAGGAGACAGTCAAACAGGATGAAGACCCCAAGGAGGAGGAGACAGCAGAGGAGACAGTCGAACAGGATGATGACTCGACAGAGGAGGAGACAGTCAAACAGGATGAAGACTCCAAGGAGGAGGAGACA AGGAGGAGACAGTCAAACAGGATGAAGACTCCAAGTGGAGGAGGAGACAGTAGGAGAACAGTCGAACAGGATGATGACTCGACAGAGGAGGAGACAGTCAAACAGGATGAAGACTCCAAGGAGGAGGAGACAGTAGAGGAGACAGTCGAACAGGAAGAAGACTCTGAGGAGAAGGAGACAGTAGACAATGATGATTACTTCACAGACGAGGAGAGAGTCGAACAGAATGAAGACTCCACAGAGGAGGAGACAATCGAAGAATATGAAGAAGATtccgaggaggagaaggagggagagaaagagaaaccagaagatgaagatgatCACGACGAGTTCCTGGAAATTCTGGGGCAGTTCATGAATGATTCCACAGCCTCCAGCGAATTCCCAAGGCCATCGCTGGTGTGTGGTCGCAGGAGGAATGATGTCCTCGAGGCAGTTCTCGCGATGCGTTGGGAGATGGACAGACTCGCGAGGGAGAATGAGAAGCTGCAGAAGGAACGACTGGACCACCTGAATTTGACTGAGGAACTGCAAAACAAGAAGGACATAGAGATGAACAATATTAGAACAGAGTTTGAAAGCCTTGCAGGAGAGAATAGTAAGCTGAACGATGCCTTGCTGGAATGCAAGAGGCGGGAAAGGGAACTAGAATGTCAAGTTAGAAAATTAACCGAGGAGGTCGAAAATTTAGAAGAAACGAGAACTGGGAAGAAAGAACAGGTGCCTTCTGAAGTACAAGGAGTCACTGAAGTCGCTGAACTGCAGAACATTATAGATAAACAAGCCGATCTAATCAGCCGTTTGAAGAAGAAGCTTCTGGAAATGGAAGAGGAGAGACGGCAGCAGGAATCCGATTTCCAAGAATGGGAAAGGACAGTCTATACAGTCAGGAATGAGAACTCCGAGTTGAAGGTAGCCTTGAAGGAAATCAATCATAAAAACGAACTATTTAGAATATTCGAAGAACGTAATAAAGTCCTGGAAGAAGAGACCAAAAGGCTGAGGAGAGAAATGGCTGACAAAGAAagcaaggagaagaaggagaaaagttTAATTTCAAAGGAGATGGAGACCCTCAGGAGGCAGATGACCCAAGCGTTTCTAGTCCGCGACGAGATGAGAAATGAGAAGGAGTCGATGGCCCGTCACATTCTCACACTAGAACGTGAGAACGAGGATTGCAAGAGAGACGTGGCCTATTTCCAGGAGTGGTTTGCCAAGGATTACGCAAATCACTCTGAGGAAGTGGAAGATTGTCTCAGCAAGTTATTTGAAGCTTCAGATAGGCACCAGTTGCACCTGAAAGAAAAGTTACAACGTTTGAGAAACGCGAGAGATTCCAATGACAATTAA